The genome window TGAGGGCAAGTTTTGGCGTAACGGAAATGTTATTCTTTTATGACCAAAATGTCACAAATTTGAATTGTGAAAACAACTTATTTGCAAAGTAAGCATAAAGATGTATACAATAGACGTTTTCCATTTCGTATCTCACAAAGCAGAGAACATTGTTGACTTATGATTGCTCTTTTGGTTTTTACGATTATGTGTAGTTCGATTGCTGGAGACCGAGCTCTGCTCAATGTTCAAAAAATTTCCACGGCTACATGCGCTACATTTGATGACAAGGATGCTTGAGGTGGGTCGATATTGCTCATTTAGGCTTATGGATAGTTTTAGGATTTTggttgatgaagtttttgtaggctTAGCTTGAGATCATGCTTAATTTTAGTAATGCGGGTGTAGTTTGCCTCTTGGACTCATTGATTCTTTCGCCCGTTTGGGTTTGATATTTGGCGTCTTGGTTGCATGATTAAAATTATCTTATGATAATTTTGTATTACAAAGAAAAAGAGTATACTAGGTTCATTACACATACGAAGTTTTGCTTATTTGCAAACAAATCACAGTTTAATATGTGTGCataaacttttatttttgtacttgTAATAAGTCACTTCATTAGAAGTGTCAGTCTATAATTTTTAGCCAATACGAGATGACTTCTTTTTATTGAACAAACAGTATTATCTACGCTAAAAAGAAGGGGATGAGATTAGtatcacaatggactagcaataaagcagttcaaattcatctttagcgagaatcgaacctataATCTCtaacttacaaatgaagaggaataccactaaatcatagtactaagtgacatgaGAGATGACTTATTAAATGTAAGGAGCTAAGCATCGTTCTTCGACTAACATGTTTCATATTTTACGACGGATCCTATGTTGGCAtgtgttttgacaaaaaattagtAATCTTAAGTCTCAGCCCACATccccttctttgggcctaaacaaaataaaaacttgcAGTATTATAGTAAAAAGCTTAGACAGCCGAACCAGCTTTCATGCAAAATGTGGCCCAACAAGTTTAGTCCCTTATTTGTTGCCGGTCTCCTCTGAATGTTTCTAGGGTTTTTTAGAGCGTGAGAGACGGTGGGATTGTCCTCATAGTTCAAGAATTTAGAAGGGTTTTACCGGAGTAGTGAGTACAAACTGCCATGGATCCTTCAGCAATGAACAATCCTGAACTGCTTAACTTCATAAACGTAAGTTCTATTGTCCTTCTCCCTGTTTGGTTCCCGATAAAATTCacgaggaagaaaagaaagccAGTTGCTTCTGATTTGAGCGGattaaaactctgaatatattTGGGGATTTAcggttttggatttgtttttgtatgtaTACGTTTTGGAATGCATATATAATTTCACATAGATCTATACATGCTTGATTACCCATTTGAAAGCTGTAATTTTAGCCCTATGGGTTATCCGTCAAATTTTTTGCTTTTATGAATTTGTATGCAAGTCTCAAGCAAACAATTTCTCCCTAATAATAGTCTTAAATGAGGGTGAGCCTTGACGGAAATGTTGCTCTTTTGTGGCCAATAGGTCACGGGTTCGAGTTATGGAAACAGCCTCACAGACGTTCCTCCCCGACCCTCGCAAAAGGGGAGCCTTGTTGGCTTGGGGTcgctaaacaaaaaataaaatagtctTAAGAAATTAATCGAACCCTTATGCATGAGTAATTGGCAGTTTTGGAGTAGATTTTTTGTTATCGTACTATTTGGTTTTTGAAGAAATgtaaggatggaaatctttatCTTTCAGTGTACAGTTCAATGCATCAATTCTTTAGGGTGACCGTCTTGAGCAACATTGTCGAATGCCTAAAAATTGCTTCCAAACTTCGCCCTCGGATTTCCATTTTGATGCTTAACATTGTGTGATAGCCGGTTACACCTgaatttgaattgatttttttcGTACTTTTTATCGGAGGAAAAAACATGAGCATAGAAGAATTTTATGAAGATATTGATGAATTGACGAATTTAGATGTCGCCTCTATAGCCTTGAAACTaagttcaaatgattttttttgatTGGATATGCGTTGATTAATGTTCTGGCGATATCCTCTGTAGCTTTGTCAAATCAAAATAATGTTTTTCAAATTCTTGCACAGCCAATTGCTATGTGATTATTGCTGCGGTATACCTGTTTCTGGTGTTGGTTTGTTACGTTTCTGTCAATATACTTATGCCATTGATGGTTGATTTTTCTTAAACAACGCCGTGCTTGCTGTGCAGCAAGAGAAGGAAAGAGCAATGGTGAATGAGATGGTGGGAAAGCTTACGAATGTGTGTTGGGACAAGTGCATCACTGGTACCCCCGGGAGCAAGTTCAGTTCCAGCGAGTCCGCTTGCCTGGCAAACTGCGCCCGCCGGTATCTTGATATGAGTATGATTATTATGAAGCGTTTTCAGAGCATGCAATGAAGGCTTGGATGTTTTCCGGGCTTTCTCAATTCCTTGACTTGGTCCATTTTTTTGCTTCTCAAATCAGTTAAATTCAGTTGAAAATGTTCCGTAATGTTGGAAACGGATTCTTCCCCCTTTCTTGAAACTATTGTATTCGATACCTCTATTGTGATCACCGTGATGAAAGCATTACATGTTGCGCCGGCAGCAGGGCTGTAAATTTGATGCTAcgagagtttgaaaatttttagcGAGCAAAACACAATGTGTGAAGTATGACTCAGAATCACGGGTATATCTACGAGCAAAGTAGTGGCCCGTCTGAAATGCTTTTGTAGAAAAGCATTTATGCTCATAGCATAAGTGCTTTCTGCAAAatcgtttgttttttttgttttttgtttttggaggcACAAGAAGCTTTTTAAGACAGATCCAAGTGCTTTTtgaaaagggagttttaacaaaacattttTGGCAcattcatttttaacgaaaaaccatatttttacctttaactgaCACTATTTACTATACATTTAAAaagggtttttcgttaaaaaagaagttttttttttaacttttcgttaattttcctttttgaaaATGCATTTGGAAGCACCTCCGAGGAACCACTTGATAAGCACTGCAACTGCAAGTGCCCTGTAATCTAGAAAGTAGAAAAACTTGGAGCATAAATGTATTTTTCCTGCCAAATGTCTCCAAAAGCACTTGTGAAGTTATGACTTTTGAGAGTGCCCTTCAATCCTTTTAGATTTTTCTTTCCtatatttaaaattcaaaacttttttaagttttatacgTTATAAttctgaaaataaaaaacaaaattgcatTGGTTGcttaaaaagtaaaacaaatcaCTCGTTGCGTAAAAGGCCAATATCTTAGAATTCACACAAACTTTTCTACTCTCCTATCACTCCATTCTCTCACAAACTTTTCCGATCGGAGTTCAAGATGTCTACGTACTTGAACCCCTGATACGGGGACAATGACGACATTGTACGTGTGATCACAGAGGACAAATCATGTACTTTGAGCCAGATGATCAATCGCTTTCGGTTCATCAGGAGCTCTCAATTACTTGGAATGTGATGAGAAGCTACTATTCAGACTATGACGTCAACCAAAATAAGTACATAGTGAATTTTACAGGTTTAATGGTTGGTGTACAAATACAATTCTCATCACTCACATTCGTTGTGGGAAATTGTATTCTCAATGACAATTGATCATACGGTATCTGAGCAGATACGTTTCCCGTTCGTTTGGAATAGGTTGCGCTGGAAAAACAGCGGCGACAAAGTAAGATTAAAACCGTTAGGGAGCGTAATTAACATGATTGATGAAATTATGTAGCGTCATCAAGGGCAAGCTGCCTTGGGACGCAAGAAGCTGGACATtcttttcacctttcataagCAAATTAAACTTTCGCATCAACAATATGAACATTATCAAGAGCTCGAACGTGCTGTGATTGAGTCATTAGAAGAAGAAGTAGGTTCGGATCAAAGCCTGCAACTAAAGCATCAATTGagttcttggagaagttgatAATCGACAAGAAGGTGTTGGAGATGGGAATGTGTGTGGTTTGCCCGGAAGAGATGTTGCGTGGATGTAAAGTCACTCGTTTGGCGTGCTCTCATGCGTTTCATTCAGACTGCATCGCAAAATGGTTAATGATACGGCTTACTGATGATATAAGATCCTGATTTGAACACACGGTGTATGTTTTTGCTTCTGCAAATCAGTTAAGTAACAAAGTTGTGTTAATCTGGAAACAGATTTCATATTCTGATGAATGAAGTACATTTCATAGTGCTAGAAAATCTTTGTCCAGACAACAGGTAAAACAGAAAGGTGAAACAAATTTCGAACATACACGAAAAATTGCTTCCACATTTATACCATGAAAACTGAGGTGGTTAAATTACAGATGtggtcaaaagaaagaaaaaaaagatagaCTCGTGATGGCGTTGCGGCACATTGGAAAGAATTAACTGCTTGAGAGAGCTGTTCTTTCAAACTTCACACTTACATACAGACAACATAACACAGCTTAACATTTTCAAAAGCTCG of Malus sylvestris chromosome 6, drMalSylv7.2, whole genome shotgun sequence contains these proteins:
- the LOC126626981 gene encoding mitochondrial import inner membrane translocase subunit TIM8-like; protein product: MDPSAMNNPELLNFINQEKERAMVNEMVGKLTNVCWDKCITGTPGSKFSSSESACLANCARRYLDMSMIIMKRFQSMQ